The following is a genomic window from Mobula hypostoma chromosome 20, sMobHyp1.1, whole genome shotgun sequence.
tggatttaagagaagtttggattggtatataGATGAGAttgatatggagggctgtggtttagatgcaggtagatgggactaccTGAATGATACAGAGCAGATAGGCTGAAATTATTTCTCCACATCTCCCATGAATCAATAGGTGcagttaatgtcagagaaacgtatgcaatatacatcctgaaattctttttctttgtaaacatccacaaaaacagaaaatgaatgaatgacagttaaaacgttAGGACCCCAATGCACCCCacaactccccctcccacgcacaagcagcagcaagacaatgaccccagccccacccccaccagcaacaaACCATCAGcatcctccaccgagcactcaagcatgcagcaaagcatcaataaagacatagatctgcagtaccccaaaaactactcaaTCAACATACCCTCGGCTCTCTCTcccttaataagggaaaaagagatgtccttgtttcacagtgagaggggagacataacaaacaattcactgatttatgatgCTGAAGTCTGTTACGTCGCTGTTTCCAAGCTCTGCTCCCAGAGTGTCGGCACCAAAAAGGTGCatctctctggacacacaacccctGGCAGCTGACCTGCTGCTCCTGATTTTCCATGTTCTCCTGGAATGCTTCAGTCAGGGCCACTGGCCAAGAATCAGCATATCCCCAGAGCACAAACACACAGAACCCTAAGGTGCACTTGTCTCCCAGGCCGCGTCCTTgagatatcaaaaagcggctggtcatgaggccctgagagtgggccccattcccacaaagaaccgaggtcagagtgtaactccaggtcagggtcttcaaaaggatCCCCCACAACTGGAAAAGGAAaataagagatatcaaagatagaaatagagctgcttccaaagatgcaaacaaagcagtcgccgtttagcaccatcttgacttCTGCCTGACTCCAGTCGAACAATCCTGTGAGCAACTACTTGTATCCATCCCCTTGGTTTTTGACACTCTGCAGAACCTGGTCTCCAGATGTCTTGGATACCCGTGTTCCACTGCTTACTATCCTACCATTCCCCATGTAGACTCTTGTCCTGTTTGCTCCCTACAAATGCATCATCACACTCTCTTAAGATTGAATTCCACTGTTGTTCCTACCTGCCCAATCCACAGACATCTTAACCAATCATTGTTCTATACTGCCTACCAGACTGTCAGCATtagaatcatcagcaaacatcttCATTGTCAATGTCAAAGAAAATTaattctcaaagtatgtatacatcagCTGTTGCTACCGTGATAtttatttcttgcaggcatttacagtaaatacaaaatacAATAGCATGAATAAAGTCTGATGAACAACAATAATGCGAAAGAAgagaaattgtgcaaaaatattgagaacatgaattgtagagtcacACTTGTGCACATACATTTTCaaggtctgtaggttgtggaatgagttcagaattgaggtgagatACAATATCCATGCTAGTTTAGGAGACAgaaggttgcagggtaataacttgTTGACTTGGTGGTGTGGTGCCTAAGGCTATTGCATCTCTTGCTCGATGATAAAGCAAGATGTGTGTATGagctggatagtgagggtccttgataatggatgcaggGTTCTTGTGGTAGAATTCCTTGTAAATGAGCTCAATTTTTGGGATGATTTGTCTTGAATGGACTGGGtgtctccagcactttctgtagaTTTTTTCATTCCTGGggattggtgcttccataccaggccatgatgaaaccagtcaggatactctcctctCTGCATCCATGAATGTTTATCAAGGTCTTAGATGACATGCGGAATCTCTGCAAAATTCTAAGAAAATTGAGGTGTTGTCATGTATCAAACATCCTTCCAGTTGCAACAGCCCCTGTTGatcttttccttttttcactccCAGAACCAATCTATAACTTTACGTTAAAGTTAACAGATTGTACAACAAAAAAACTATTGGCCACCATCTCCATGACAACTATCAAGTACAATTAACCTCATCCCTTTCACCAGCAGTTGCCCTGTAGCCATCCGTCCAGCCATTGTGATTCAAGTGCTTCTTCAATGCATCCAAGTGCTGTGAGAGTACCCACCTCTCCCACCATCTCAGGAAATATATTCCTAATTGCAAACATACTTTTGGTGAAATAAATCCACAGATCCCTTCTGAATCTATTACACCTCGCCTTAAACCATGTCCACTGATTTTAGATGTCTCTGTACTGGGGAAAAGTTTCTCACATCCACCcaatctatgcccctcattatATTGTCGATCTCTATCAGGTCTTCATTCAGCCACCTCTACACCAGGGAAACAAAACAAGTCTATGCAGTTCCTTCTCAGATCTGAAACACTCCAGCTCAGATgatgtcctggtgaatctcctctgcaccctctcctgtGCTATAATATGGACACCTCTTCTCCAGGAGTCGACCAAGCAAAATATTTCATATAGTTGTCTCTCTTGTATCTACTTGAATCAATCGCATGAGACTTTCTTAAATACTTAGTTAAAATCCGCATTTGCCATATCAAACCTCTCCTCACTGACACTTGATTAAAGCTCCAGAAAATTTAATTGCTCGTCAGATACAACTATCTcgtaacaagcaacacacatcaaagttgctggtgaatgcagcaggccaggcagcatctctaggaagaggtgcagtcgacgtttcgggccgagacccttcgtcaggactaactgaaggaagagtgagtaagagatttgaaagtgggagggggagggggagatccaaaatgataggagaagacaggagggggagggatggagccaggagctgaacaggtgattggcaaaagggatacgagaggatcatgggacaggaggtccgggaagaaagacgggggggggcgcaacccagaggatgggcaaggggtatattcagagggacagagggagaaaaaggagagtgagagaaaaaatataccccttgcccatcctgtggttcccccccccccccccggtctttcttcccggacctcctgtcccatgatcctctcatatcccttttgccaatcacctgtccagctcctggctccatccatccccctcccgtcttctcctatcattttgtatctccccttccccctcccactttcaaatctcttactcactcttccttcagttagtcctgacgaagggtctcggcccgaaacgtcgactgcacctcttcctagagatgctgcctggcctgctgcgttcaccagcaactttgatgtgtgttgcttgagtttccagcatctgcagaattcctgttgtatcttGTAACAAAATGTTTTGTCCTAGAACAACCTGCCAAACTCTAAATTAGTTTCATCCCTCAGAACTGTTTACAAACATTTCCCACCTGGTTTGTCTTGTTTACTACTGTCCCTATTGCAAGGAATGGTGTCCGTCCAGAAACCCCTCATGCTTTTGCACCGTGATGTGGGTAAAGAGCATTGGCCAACTTTGGTGGATCCAGAGAGATTCTGGCATTGTGACGGTTTGGAATTGGTATTTTAATGATTTTAGTTGTTCTATTATGTTTCATTCTTAATACCTGTTTCAATGAAAGGGAATTCCAATACCTCGGCAGAGGAGAATGAACTGTTCCAACGTGCATATCTAATCCAAGGACGCTGTGATCCAGGCTGGTTTTATTATCGGACTTTAAACGCCTGTTACCGGTATTTCAATGTGAAAAAGTCATGGGAAGAAGCTCAGGTAAGTTCCTGAAACGCGGCAATTGGTCAGCGAGGCCTGGGGAATGTTGGTCTCTGCTGGTTCATTCCTATTAACTCACAGCACAGCCTCCAATTGAATTGTCAATGATGGGTCCTTGTGTTACAGGGTGTGCTTCACTGTGGTTGTGGGCTCCACTTCCTATCAGTCAGATCAATGTGTGAAAAAATGGGAAataaagaccataaaaccataagatcataagtcacaggagcagagtcaggccattcagaccatcaagtccgctccaccattccatcatggctgatttgttatccctctcaatcccattctcctgcctttgtacCGTAACCCTCAAAACCCTGATTAATCAATAAACTATCAACCTTCACCTTCATTAAACCCATTTACTTTGTCTGGACAGCTGtctaaattccagattcaccaccctctggctaatgaaatttgtCCACATCCATGTTCCAATTCCCTGTCCtacaattttgaagctgtgccctctagttctcaactccttcactgttggatacatcctctctacatccactgtaTGTCGGCATTTCaaggtttgataggtttcaatgagatctcctttcattcttctaaactccagtgaataaaggcccagaAAATCAATCACTCCTCGAAAGAggtccaaacactgacccctgcacacaccactagtcaccagcagccaaccagaaaaggccccttttatacccactctttgcctcctgccggtcAGACAATCTTCTCTTCATGCTAGTACATTTCCTGTATTActgtgggctcttaccttgttcgGCCGCCTCGTGTGCagcaatggccttctgaaaatccaaataaacaacatccactgactctcctttgagtatcctgtctgttatttcctaaaagaattccagcagatttgtcagacaatatTTCCACTTGAGAAAATCATACAgcctttggcttattttatcatgtgcctctaagcaGCCCAAAAGATCATCTTTAATGacagactccaatatctttcctgccaCTGTTCAGGATGACTGCCCCCataccaattcttcagccacacattcatgtgccaattcatcctattcttaccccccTCACTTGCATGTGATATAGGTGGCAAACCAAAGGTTAATACCCTGGAGTacatgcttttcagcttcctacctaaccccctatattctctcttcaagatatcctccctttttctacccctGACTTGGTACCAATATGGAGCACAACATCCAGTTGTTCACCAGacccctttagaatgccgtgaCCCAGTCTGAGTTATCCCTGACCCAGACatctaggaggcaacataccatctgggtgtccccttcatgtccacagaatctgctttctgctcctctaattatggaatccgcTATTATCACTACTGGACTTCTCTTCAGACACCCCCTCCAATCCCTTCTGAACCACTGTGCCAGACCCAGTACCAGAGACCTGGCTTCTGCGGTTTCCACCTGACAGGTTGTCCCCTCCCAAGGGACACCAAACCAGTATTCTTATTATTGAGGAGAACGGCCACAGGAGAATTGAGAGGAAACTCTACAACCAGCAGTTAACACAGAGCTGGTTTTGACACCAAACACTTTGAAGTCTGTTTAAGGATATTTCCAACATCAGGTCAGATGATTTACTGAAGGCCCAGTGTGAGCATTGAAGATAATAATACTCTTTTATTTCTAGACGCTCTGCAATATACCCCCACATTATGGAAAACTGGCTTCCGTGTGCAGTAAAGACCACAACAGCTTCATTTCCAAAGTTCTCAGAAGGcaggcaggaaggagatcagcatGGATTGGCCTGAATGACATATCACAGGTAAAGTTAATATGACGTGTTACATTGCCACCACAGACAGAATTCCACATAACGTCCCGCAGAGTAACAGGGATGTGGCAGTGTGAGGGTTAAGTTACTGGTTGTGTTCTAATGATCCGGGGACATGAGTTTCAATCCCATCCCAGCAGCTGGGGAATTTGGATCCAAGTAAATAAAATGTAATAAATCTGGAGTCAAACATTACTATCGGAAATGGTGACAATGAAACCACTAGACTGTTGTAAAAACTCATCTGGTTCATTGTTGTTCTTCAGGGTGAGGAATTTGCCATCCTTCCCCAGTCTGGCCTCACTGTGACTCCAGAGATCCATCAATGTGTTGACTCTTCCCTGCCCTCTGAAATAGTCAGAGGATGATCAGGGAAGGACAATGAATGTTGCTCTGACCAGTGTCACCATGTCCTGTGACAAGTAAATCCCACATGTTTATGTCCCTGTTTATCTGCACATGAGCTTTCTCTCACACTCCTTCATTTGACACAATCCATGTGactttcctttctccctcatgAGTGTCTCTGTCTTTTCCTCACTGATCACTGATCCCAGTGAGTCACATTCTGAACAGTCTGCAGAGAATGGTTTCTCTCGAGGAGCCTGCTGGATTGATCAGTGAGTCTCCTATATTTATGGTCCAGCACCAGAAGTGGAAGCATTTCTCTGTGTTGACCCTGTTGGATCTTCACAGTTTGAAGGAGGATCCCAGTGAGCTGCTTGGCCATTTCACACACAGTCATCTGGCTTTAACATCCAAGTGTTAATTGTAGCTGTGGCTCTACAGTTAGAGCAGGTAACCattcagaaagagagagagacagagacagagagagggttactgggaagtagtcacccctaagatgcAGGAGGCGAGtcgctgggtgactgtcagaagaactggaaatctgaataatcagttagcacagagcagccctgtagccattcctctcaataataaatataccattctggatactgttgtgggggatcaCCACCCAGGGAAATGCCATGGAGCGTGGGTTACTGGCACTAAGTATAGGTTCGTGGTGCAAAAGGGAAGAGGTAGATGAGGGGAGCAGTCGTGATGAAGGACTcagtagtcaggggaacagacaggagattctatggatgtgaacgggacacccgaaGGGTCTGTTGTCTCtcaggtgccaaggtcagggactTCTCAGCtcatgtccacagcattttggagagggagggacagCAGatagatgtcttggtacatattggtaccaatgacatagggaggaaaagcaaagaggttctGAAAAGAGAATTGAGAGAGCTAGgttgaaagctgagaaacaggacctcccaggtagtaatttctggattgctacctgtgccacgcgccagttGGGGTAGAAACAGATGATCTGgcagattaatgcatggctgagaagctgggggaagggcttcagattgttggatcattgggatctcttttgggaggGAGGGTTGTATTTTGATGGGTTGCACTTgtacctgagggggaccaatattctcatgggcatgTTTCTTAGagttgttagggagggtttaaactaatttggcagaggggtgggaactggagtgaagggactcaggataggatggacgGTAAAAAAGGGAACAATTGCatatgcagtcagactgtcaggaagggcaagcaGATAATAGGACAAAAGtccagccagcagggtgagtatcagtgcattagggatgcagaatcaaaaagggtagcaaatacagtactcaaagtgttatatctcaatgcacagagtataagaaataaggtggatgatctcgatgcactattacagattgttgggtatgatgttgtgaccgTCACTGAATCATGCCTGAAGGATGATTGtcactgggagctgaatgtccaaggttacacgttgtattggaGGGACAGGAAGCTGGGCAGAGTGGATGGCAtctctctgctggtaaagaatgccaTCCAAACAGTGgaaagatgtgacacaggatcGGAAGACGTTGAATCCTCAtgtgttgagttaagaaactgcaagggtaaaggtaccctgatggcagttatatacaggcctcccaacactagctgggatgtggaccacaggttacaatgggaaatagaaaaggcatgtcaaaatggcaatgttaAGGCTGTCactggagatttcaacatgcaggtcaattggaatAATCAGGTCGGTAATGGATGTCAAGGGAGTGAAGTTGTTAAAtcggagatggctttttagagcaatttgtcattGAGTCTTCCAGTGGATCAAatatactggattggatgttttgtaatgaactggaggtgattcaggagcttaaggtaaaagaaccctgaggaggcCATGACCACAATATGATTGAGATCAATCTGAAACTTGAGAGGAGGAAAGTAAAATCTGACGTAGCGTTATTTCAGAGGAGCAAAGGCAATTAccatggtatgagagaggagttggccaaagtaaattggaaggagatgctggcagggatgatagcagagcagaaatggcaagGGTTTCTAGGAGAAATGAAGAATGTGCAGGATAGacatattccaaaaacaaataagTATTCAAagtcaaaatagtacaaccatgactgacaaggaaagtcaaagctacgtaaaagcaaagagagggcatacaacaaagcaaaatatAGTGGTTagacagagaattgggaagcttagAAAAACCTGCAGGGAGcaattaaaagaatcattaggagggaaaagatgaaatatgaaaacaatgaaagatgaaataccaaagaggatagtaaaagctttttcaagtatgtaaaaaataaaagagagatgagagtggatataggactgtgAGAAAATGAGGCTAGAGGAATAATAATGGGGAGAAGGAGACGGCAGATTAACTAaatgagtgttttgcatcagtcttcactgtggaagacgctggCAGTgtcccagatgttgaagggtgaagatgttgaaaggtttttatggagtacttggtgacacaggacaagataggacaaagttctgcatggtttccttcggggaaaatcttacctaacaaacctgttggaattctttgaggagattacaagtaagattgataaaggggatgcagtggattttgtatatttggactttcagaaggcctttgacaaggaatGTTTCTGGTATtattagagcactggctgattggtgggatgcagcgagtaggaataaaaggatccttttctggttggttgccaatgactagtggagtTCTACAGGGATCAacaaacaccctaaaggttaaagtGCAGCTGGAGTCCATGttcaggaagacaaatgcaatgttagcaatcatctCAAGAGATCCCGACTACAAGAGCAGGGATAatcctgaagctttataaggcactggtgggacctcaccttgagtattgtgaacagttttggggctCCCTgttgaagaaaagatgtgctggtattggagagggtacagagcaggttcacaaggattattccaggaatgaaagagctatgatacaaggaatgtttgattgcACTGTTTCCATACACACTGgcatttagaagagtgagggagggatctcattgaatccttttgaatgctgaaatgcctagacagagtacatgtggaaaggatgtttcccatgctggggtagtcgaggacaagaggacacgcctcagaatggaggggcattcatttaaaacagagatgtgcagaaatttcttcagccagagggtggtgaacttgtgggaTTTGGtaccaggcagctgtggagaccaacacTACAGCTGGATAGGTTCTGACTGAAtacaacatcaaaggttatggggagaaagctggggagAGTTTGCTGAGGAGGAAAAAACAAGATCTGCcattattaaatggtggagcagactccatgggccaagcagactaattcagctcctatgtcttatgttcattCTTCCTTCTTCCTGACTTTTACTCTCAGATCCGGTTTCTTTTGTTCCAAGGATTCTGTTACTTCCATGAGATTTCCCCCACCCTGACAGTCCGTCATTTAAAATCTCATTCACTGCCCCGTTTGTCCGGACTGCTCGTATTCTGCTCTCACTCTGACTCGGGTCCAGCTCCTCCCTGTACCAGTAAGTGACAGGTTACCACAGGAGTAACCACTGATTTATATCCCACAGGAAGGGACTTACAGATGGGTTGATGGAGCATACTACTCTTATAGAAATTGGGGTGCAAATGAACCCAATACTTGCAGACGCTATGAAGACTGTGTGTTAATTCGTGGTGCTTCAGGTAAGTGTAACAGTGAGAGAAATGTTATTTTCTTTGAAGTCCATTTCAGACACAGTattgaaggttgtgggttcgagtctctgccaaggcagcgtgttgtgtctttgagcaaggcacctaaccacacacTGCTTCAGTCCACCCTGCTGATGAGGTGTACCGGCAAatactgggggttaacctcgcgatagactggcgtcctatccgggggggggcggggtggagtctcgtactctcagtcacttcacgccaccgaaaccggcataagcagcggcctgatgggccacaaggctcgggacagactttaactttttttaatcttatgagaataggttgagtgtacttggtcttttctccttggagcgacggaggatgagcggtgtcctgatagaggtgtataagatcatgaggggcattgatcgtgtggctagccagaggcattttcccagggctgaactggctaaaACGAGGGGCATAGTTTAatagtgcttggaaataggtaccgaggggatgtcaggaatAAGTTTTtgacacagaaagtggtggggtgGGTCCGTGGAAGTGGTCAATGGCACCAGTGCTGCCAGCACCGGCGgaggaagcggatacaatagggtcctttaagagcctcttatggagcttagaaaaatagaggggtttGCAcgagagaaattctaggcagtttctagaatatgttacatggtcggcagaacactgtgggccgaagggcctgtaatgtgctgtagatttctatgttctatgttcgatgcTCTTCAGTCTGAAATTAAAACTTGAAATATCATGTTCAATGTCTGCATCACTCCATGTGGTATTATGAACTATTCAATGGATTACAAACTCTGAACCCATTATGTGAGGTCCGAGTGCTGGGGAGGCCTCAGTTTATCTCTGATGGGACAGTCATATTTTCCAGCCCACATGGGGAGTTCCAGCTCAAGGTGAATTCGGCACTCAGTCTGGAACAGTTCAAATCCCCAGTCAATATTGTGAGGTGTCAGGTTTCAGCAACACACACTCTGACTGCACATGAACCACAAGAGGAAGTGGTTTGCTTTATTTACAAGGCAAACTCATGGATCACGGTCAGGGAAACTTCATCGCTCACAGACAATAAACACTGAAACAAATCTGAAAATTAGGGACATCGATTTAGGtgtgaggagaaagatttaaaagggaactgaGGGCAACTTCTTCAATCAGACAGAGGTGAGGCAATGGATCGAGCTACCAACGGCAGTGATTGAGGCTGGGTCAGTATTCTCATTTGAAAAGCACGTAGATCGGTACAGAGAGGGAGGGGTTTAGAATGATACTGGCCAGATACAGGAAATAGAGACTGAATGGGTGGAAATCATAGTTGATGTGGTCTTACTGGGCTGAAACACCTCTGTCCATGATGTATTGTTCTATGACCCTCTGACTTTAACACTGAgctggtgaggcagcatctacagagagaggaaaagagataACATctccatcaatgaccttcctgTTTCTCTcatatacatgctgcctggccttctaaGTACTTCCAGAATTATTTTCAGCTTTTCAATTTGTATTCCTAATCTCTGTTTAAAGGTGGAGATTGggatgatgtttcctgtgatgaggAACATGGTTTTGTTTGTTCCTACATACCGCACTGAAATTGGAAGACTCCAGAACCATCCACTCATCATTTCTAACAGTGGATTCAGTGCCCTAATTTCTTTGTAGCCGCTCTCACTGTCTGTGGTGACTGTACTCACTTAGTTTCTCAGCCAATAATAAAGAGAATTTGCATCCTGAGCTgtgtgtttgttgttgtgtgagTTCGGTTTCCAGCAGACTTCCTGTCCCACTGTtgctccctccccacctctgcacTCAGCGCTGAACTGAGGAGAATTCGGCACAGACTTCACAAAATTAACTAATTCCATTTGGCCACACTTGGTGTGCTGGGTTCTGGTCATTCCACATGAGAGTGAAATAAAGGATCTCTATTCGATAATTAACAGAAATGGGAAAGGGACAATTTCCGATAGAATTCTGGGAACTGTGACACCCCTCAGAGAATTCCACTCCTGACCTTCCGACAGGCTTTTCCTGTTTCCAATCACCCTGCTTCCAGATTAAAACTTCCCCAAGTGACATGATCACATTGCAGGAGGGAAACCCGATCTGCCAAGAGATGTTGAAGGAAAACAGTCATTCTTTACTCACAGAATAAGCAGCACGTATTCGAGTTTGCACGATGAACAACACCTCAAATGCCAAGAGATGTCACCTCCTTCCCATTATTCCTGCTCTGCCTTCGTCTCTTATGGGATTATATCTTTGTCATCCCTCTATCACTTCCAGCTATCTTCTCCCAGCACCCTCGCATCTGGTGGTATGTTTCATCTGCAAACCACCTCCCACTACCTATATCAACTTTTACaggggtcctgctgaagggtctcagaccaaaacgtcaactatactcctttccctagatgctgcccagcccgctcttgcaacattttgtgtgtgttgcttggatttccagcagctgcagattttctgttgtttgtgattacACAAACTTTCATCTGCCAGCCCATGATTCACCACAAACCaccaattattttattctttttcccCTCTACCTGTTACTCTACATGAAGGGTCTCACCTTGAAATGTCAGCTGTCTGTTTTCCTCCATTgaggctgcctgacccattgagttgctTGAGTCTCTCCAGCCTATTGAATCTGCTGGAGGGTGTGGGCAgggcaggcagtatctgtgaaggaAAAGGAACTGTCAACGTATCAGGTTGGATCTTTGCAACAGAAACCCTGGTTTAGTGTTTTGTATGTATACGTCAGCCTATACTACCCTcaaattcattttctagcaggcatcTACAGtagataaaaacacaataaaattaatGACAAATTATACacgaaaccataagacataagacaatctctgccttaaatacaccaaacgacctggcctccacagttgcatgtggcaacaaattccagaaattcactacCCTTCGGTGAACAAAATTTCTCCACacttctgttttgaaagggtgcctctctatcctgagactgtgcccttttgtcctagactctcccaccatgggaaatattctttccacatctagtcTGTCTAGGCCTTGCAACATTCAAACAGTTTCAACGCGATCCCCCTCATCtgtctgaattccagcaagtacagaaccagagctatcaaacgttcctcatataataaccctttcattcctggaatcatccttgtgaaccttctctggactctctcctttgttttgaaatctttttattgttatattatacaaaagaaataacacgagtacattgaagtaacaacacttacaatgtctcaaaaaagacattatcttaaagattgaaaaaaatttgtgataacaaaaaaaacctactgaacggaaacagagagaaaaagaaagaacccGTTAGGTGTACAATCCCGGAGCCATGcctcatacaaaaagcttctaaaaataaacatcaaactgccagcaagaaaagaaaatataccaaaaaatttataattagatcgtggaaaaaatctatcaatcagctcagatgataataacgagcaaatgagccccatcttttctcaaaatcaaataaaggttcaaaggttcgacttctaattttctccaaactaagacatagcatcacttgagagaaccattgtgacaaagtgggagct
Proteins encoded in this region:
- the LOC134359247 gene encoding C-type lectin lectoxin-Lio3-like translates to MELDTGFERRNMMLVLVFVVTALLVSDVAGNSNTSAEENELFQRAYLIQGRCDPGWFYYRTLNACYRYFNVKKSWEEAQTLCNIPPHYGKLASVCSKDHNSFISKVLRRQAGRRSAWIGLNDISQEGTYRWVDGAYYSYRNWGANEPNTCRRYEDCVLIRGASGGDWDDVSCDEEHGFVCSYIPH